One Felis catus isolate Fca126 chromosome D3, F.catus_Fca126_mat1.0, whole genome shotgun sequence DNA segment encodes these proteins:
- the LOC109493482 gene encoding gastrin-releasing peptide isoform X2: MRRRQLPLVLLALVLCQAPRGPAAPLPAGTGTALDKMYPRGNHWAVGHLMGKKSTRESPYVYEGGRLKQQLQYILWEEAARNLLSLMGGKGTGNYQPPQRELLAIRQSPWDSQDGSAFKVLVDSPPDSQRDGRDPQLN; this comes from the exons ATGCGCCGCCGCCAGCTCCCCCTCGTCCTGCTGGCGCTGGTCCTCTGCCAGGCGCCCCGGGGCCCCGCCGCCCCGCTGCCGGCGGGCACGGGCACCGCGCTGGACAAGATGTACCCGCGCGGCAACCACTGGGCCGTGG GGCACCTGATGGGGAAAAAGAGCACGAGAGAGTCCCCGTATGTTTACGAAGGGGGGCGTCTGAAGCAGCAGCTGCAGTATATTCTTTGGGAAGAAGCTGCAAGGAATTTGCTCAGCCTCATGGGAGGAAAGGGGACCGGAAACTATCAGCCGCCTCAAAGGGAGCTCCTGGCCATCCGCCAGTCCCCTTGGGATTCCCAGGATGGCAGCGCCTTTAAAGTT CTGGTGGACTCTCCTCCAGATTCTCAACGTGACGGAAGGGACCCCCAGCTGAACTGA
- the LOC109493482 gene encoding gastrin-releasing peptide isoform X3 — MRRRQLPLVLLALVLCQAPRGPAAPLPAGTGTALDKMYPRGNHWAVGHLMGKKSTRESPYVYEGGRLKQQLQYILWEEAARNLLSLMGGKGTGNYQPPQRELLAIRQSPWDSQDGSAFKVVGSKHKAGGLSSRFST, encoded by the exons ATGCGCCGCCGCCAGCTCCCCCTCGTCCTGCTGGCGCTGGTCCTCTGCCAGGCGCCCCGGGGCCCCGCCGCCCCGCTGCCGGCGGGCACGGGCACCGCGCTGGACAAGATGTACCCGCGCGGCAACCACTGGGCCGTGG GGCACCTGATGGGGAAAAAGAGCACGAGAGAGTCCCCGTATGTTTACGAAGGGGGGCGTCTGAAGCAGCAGCTGCAGTATATTCTTTGGGAAGAAGCTGCAAGGAATTTGCTCAGCCTCATGGGAGGAAAGGGGACCGGAAACTATCAGCCGCCTCAAAGGGAGCTCCTGGCCATCCGCCAGTCCCCTTGGGATTCCCAGGATGGCAGCGCCTTTAAAGTTGTAGGTTCAAAACATAAAG CTGGTGGACTCTCCTCCAGATTCTCAACGTGA
- the LOC109493482 gene encoding gastrin-releasing peptide isoform X1, whose translation MRRRQLPLVLLALVLCQAPRGPAAPLPAGTGTALDKMYPRGNHWAVGHLMGKKSTRESPYVYEGGRLKQQLQYILWEEAARNLLSLMGGKGTGNYQPPQRELLAIRQSPWDSQDGSAFKVVGSKHKVMGNLYLKLSTGLSSLPAFSL comes from the exons ATGCGCCGCCGCCAGCTCCCCCTCGTCCTGCTGGCGCTGGTCCTCTGCCAGGCGCCCCGGGGCCCCGCCGCCCCGCTGCCGGCGGGCACGGGCACCGCGCTGGACAAGATGTACCCGCGCGGCAACCACTGGGCCGTGG GGCACCTGATGGGGAAAAAGAGCACGAGAGAGTCCCCGTATGTTTACGAAGGGGGGCGTCTGAAGCAGCAGCTGCAGTATATTCTTTGGGAAGAAGCTGCAAGGAATTTGCTCAGCCTCATGGGAGGAAAGGGGACCGGAAACTATCAGCCGCCTCAAAGGGAGCTCCTGGCCATCCGCCAGTCCCCTTGGGATTCCCAGGATGGCAGCGCCTTTAAAGTTGTAGGTTCAAAACATAAAG TGATGGGCAACTTGTACCTTAAACTAAGTACTGGCCTGAGCAGTTTGCCCGCATTTTCTCTGTGA